TCGTCCACCAGCAGAATGCGGCGCTCCTCCACCTCGAACGGCAGCGTGGTCGACTGGGCCTGGGCATGCAGGCCCTTCTTGGCATAGTCGTCGCGATGCAGCGCGACATTGACGACACCATGGTCCGGCAGGCCCAGATCCTGCGCCAGACGCGCCGCGATCCAGGCGCCCCCGCTGACAATTCCGGCCACCGACCAGTTGCTGCCATGCGTGCCGGCCATCCGCGTACGAAGCTGCGCGACGAGGCTCTGGTAGAGCGCCTCGGCATCGATCTGTTGCGATGTCATGCGGGGGATTCGTCGAAGAATTGTTGGAGGATGATGCGAGCAGCCTCGGCATCGAGCACGTCATCGGTGGCGCCGGCATCCTGCGCGGCGATCGACGAGTAGCGTTCGTCCACCCAGGTGACCGGCAGGCCATAGCGACCATGCAATTGGTTGCCGAAGCGCTTGGCCAGCTTGATCATCGGCTGGTCCTCGCCTTCCGGGTGGACCGGCATGCCGACCACGAAGCCGACCGGCTGCCATTCGCTGATGAGGCGGGTGATCTGGCTGAAGCGGTACTCGACCGAGCGGTTGGGGATGACTTCCAGCGCCCGGGCCGAACGCGTGATGGAGTTGCCCAGCGCCACGCCGATGCGCTTTTCGCCGTAATCGAATGCCAGCAGGGTGCCGTGAAGCGGCACGGGAGCAGAAGCCGGTCGCGCCGGCTCAGGCATGCCCGGCCTCACCCGAAAGCATGGCCGGATTGATGCCGAGCAGTCTCAGCGCGGCGGCAAAGCGCTCTTCGGCCGGCACATTGAAGATGATCTCGGGATCGGCCTGGACGGTCAGCCAACCGTTGCGGCCGATTTCCTCTTCCAGTTGGCCCGCGCTCCAACCCGCGTAGCCGAGCGTCAGGATGAAGCGCTGCGGCCCGCCGCCGTGAGCGACGGCCTCCAGCACATCCTTGGAGGTGGTCATCTCCAGCCCGCCCGGCACCGCCAGCGACGACGAATACGAGCCTACCGGGTCGTGCAGCACGAAGCCACGTTCGGTCTGCACCGGACCGCCGTAGTAGACGGGTTGTTCAGCGAGGGGATGGATTTCCAGCTTGAGGTCGATCTTGTCGAACAGGGTCGCCAGATCGATGTCGATGGGTCGGTTGATGACGAGACCGAGCGCCCCGCGCTCATTGTGCTCGCACAGGTACACGACCGTACCCGAAAATGTGGGATCCGCCATGCCGGGCATAGCGATCAGGAACTGATTCGTGAGATTGATAGGTGCGTCCGGCGAGGCCATGAGGCTAGTTTACCAAAAGCCCTCGCCGGGTGGCCTGTTCATTTGGAAAAGTCGGCACCGCGGACGTGATTTTTTGTGGTGGCTCACGCACCCGCGACCGCACCGACGGCATGGGCCGGCGTGGTGTCCAGCGCCGTCAGGTCGTCGTGCTCGAGCCAGCGCCATTGGCCCGGCGCCAAGCCGGCATCCAGCGTCAGGGCGCCGATGGCACTGCGGTGCAGTGCGGTGACATGGTTGCCGGCGGCGGCCACCATCCGCTTGACCTGATGGTATTTCCCCTGTGTGAGTGCCATGCGCAGGTGGCAAGTGTCCACCCGCTCGGCCCAGGCGGCGGCCACGGTCGCGTCTTCGTCATCCAGCAGCACGCCCTGGCACAGCTGGGCGATCTGCGCGTCGGTCACCGGGTCAGCGGTGGTGATCTCGTACACCTTGGGCACCTGGTGGCGAGGGCTGGTCAGCGTGTGGACGAACTGGCCGTCGTCGGTCAGCAGCAGCAGGCCCGTAGTGTCCTGGTCGAGGCGGCCGACGCACTGTACGCCGCGTTCGCGCAGCGGCACCGGCAACAGCGTGTAGACGCTCGGGTGGTGGCGCGGCTTCTGCGAGCACTCGAAGCCCGCGGGCTTGTGGAGCATCAGATAGGCACGCGCGTGGTAGGCCCAGCGCTCGCCGTCGACGTCCAGCACGAGGCCTGCCGTGCCGACCTGGGCGTCGGGATCCTCAGCCTCGATGCCATTGACGTGGACCAGGCCGGCGAGCACCAAGTCCTTGCAGTACCGGCGCGTGCCGAACCCCTGGGATTGCAGGATGCGGTACAGCGGCATGCGAGCGGAGGAAGCAGTCATGGCAACAACGAATGGAGAGATCAGGAAGCGACGCGGATTTTGCGGTACGCTCGGCCCGGCTGCCAAGCTTTCGATCATGCCACGCCCATCGCCCGCCGAGCCCTCATCCGCCGCGCAAGCCCGCGCCTATCGCATCGACGCGCATTTCCGGCGCGGGCTGGTCTGGTTCCGGCGCGATCTGCGGCACATCGACCACGCAGCGCTGCATTATGCCCTGCGCCATTGCCGCGAGGTCTTCTGTGCCTTCGTGTTCGACCGTGGCATCCTCGATCCGCTGCTGGCGCGCGGGCTCCGCGCGGACCGACGCGTCGAGTTCATCCGGGCGGCCGTCGAGGCACTCCGCGGTGCATTGCGCGAGGCCGGCGGCGAACTGATCGTGTTGCACGACCATGCGCACCATGCCATCCCCAGCCTGGCCCAACAATTGGGCGTGGAAGCGGTCTTCGCCAACCACGACGAAGAACCCGCCGCCCTCGCCCGCGACGCGGCGGTGCGCGACGCATTGGCTCGGCAGCCGTGCGCGTGGTTCGACTTCAAGGACCAAGTGATCTTCGAGCGCGCTGAGGTCCTCAACGGCCAGGGCAAACCCTATGGCGTGTTCACGCCGTACAAGAACGCCTGGCTGGCCGCCGTGTCGCCGTTCGACCTGCGGGCCTATCCGATCGAGCCGCACTTGCATGCCCTGGCCAGGCCGCCGCAAAGGCTGGCCCCGGCCACGCCCTCGCTGGAGGCCATCGGCTTCGCGCGCTCCAATCTGTCGGCGATCGCGCTGCCGACCGGCATGTCGGGCGCCGAGGCCCTGCTCGACGACTTCGCGACCCGCATGGACGACTACCACGCACGCCGCGACTATCCCGCCGTGCGCGGACCGAGCTACCTGTCGACGCACCTGCGCTTCGGCACCGTGTCGATCCGTACGCTGGCCGCCCGCGCCCACTCAGCCATGCTGCACGGCAGCCGGGGCGCGGCGACGTGGCTGTCGGAACTGATCTGGCGCGACTTCTATTTCATGATCCTGCACCATCGACCGGATCTGGCCGAGGGCGCATCGTTCCGCCCCGAATTCGACCGCATCCGCTGGGTGAGCGGCGAAACCGGCGACGTCCGCTTCGCGGCGTGGCGGGATGCGCGTACCGGCTATCCGCTGGTGGATGCCGCCATGCTGCAGATCGGGCAGAGCGGCTACATGCACAACCGCCTGCGCATGGTCGCGGCCAGTTTCCTGATCAAGGACCTGGGTGTCGACTGGCGGCGCGGCGAGCACTACTTTGCCGACGCGCTCAACGACTTCGACTTCGCCGCCAACAACGGGGGCTGGCAGTGGGCGGCCTCCAGCGGCTGCGATGCACAGCCGTGGTTCCGCATCTTCAACCCGGTGACGCAATCGGAGAAGTTCGATCCGCAGGGTCACTTCATCCGCAAATACCTGCCACAGTTGGCCAAGCTGCCGGACAGGTACCTCCACGCACCGTGGACGGCGCCGGCCGACGTGTTGAAGGCAGCCGGCGTGGCGCTGGGCGCAACGTACCCACGGCCGATCGTCGACCATGCCGCCGCGCGAGCCGCGACGCTGGCGCGCTACGCACCCGCCAAGGTCGAACGGACACCCGGCGCGCGCGCCGCCGCCCTGCACCGCGAGGATTGACTCTCCACGCAAAAAACAACGGGCCGGTATCAAACCGGCCCGTTGTCATTTCAGCGCTTCGCCTGTTCAGCCCACGTTGGCCGCGGGTGCCCGCGCACCGATCAGGTTGCGCAGGTGCCGCAGCAGCTCGTCTTCGTTGTAGGGCTTGCCCAGGTACACGTTGACGCCGATCTCCGCGGCATAACGGCGGTGCTTGTCCGCCGCGCGCGAGGTGATCATGATGATCGGCATCGCGCCGATACGCTCGTCCGCGCGCACGTTGCGGGTCAGGTCGAAGCCGTCCATGTGCGGCATTTCGATGTCGACCAGCATGGCGTCCGGCGTGACTTCCTGCAGTTGCCGCAGTGCGTCCACACCGTCGCGCGCGAGCACGGCCTGGTAGCCGGAGCGCGTCAGCAGGCGCTGCGTGACCTTGCGCACGGTGAGCGAGTCGTCGACCACCATCACGATCGGCTGCGTGGCCAGGCCGGGCACGGCATCGATGCTGCCGTTGCGCGACAGCTCGGCCACGGCGCCCGTCGTTCCCTGATCGGCTTGCAGTTGGCCCTGCGCGGCGGCTTCGCGTTCGAAGCGCTGCGTGAGCACCACCGGGTTGTAGATCAGCACGACCTCGCCGTCGCCCAGCGTGGTCGCCCCAGCGATACCTTCCAGGCGCGCGAGGTGCGGACCGATGTGCTTGACCACCACTTCGCGGTTGCCGATCACTTCGTCCACGTGCACGGCCGCGCGATCGTTGCCGCTGCGCACCACCACGGCCGGCGAATACTTGCGGCCGCCCATCACGGGCCGGGCCTCTTCCAGCAGCGCGCCGAAGTAGTGGAACGGCACCGCGCCGCCCGGCAGTTCCAGCGATGCAGCGT
The sequence above is drawn from the Ralstonia solanacearum K60 genome and encodes:
- the pyrR gene encoding bifunctional pyr operon transcriptional regulator/uracil phosphoribosyltransferase PyrR, with translation MTSQQIDAEALYQSLVAQLRTRMAGTHGSNWSVAGIVSGGAWIAARLAQDLGLPDHGVVNVALHRDDYAKKGLHAQAQSTTLPFEVEERRILLVDDVLATGRTIRAAINELFDYGRPAAVELAVLVDRGERQLPIAPDYIGERITLAADESLVLRRDGEGASARFTFTREPKAA
- the ruvX gene encoding Holliday junction resolvase RuvX encodes the protein MPEPARPASAPVPLHGTLLAFDYGEKRIGVALGNSITRSARALEVIPNRSVEYRFSQITRLISEWQPVGFVVGMPVHPEGEDQPMIKLAKRFGNQLHGRYGLPVTWVDERYSSIAAQDAGATDDVLDAEAARIILQQFFDESPA
- a CDS encoding YqgE/AlgH family protein, with protein sequence MASPDAPINLTNQFLIAMPGMADPTFSGTVVYLCEHNERGALGLVINRPIDIDLATLFDKIDLKLEIHPLAEQPVYYGGPVQTERGFVLHDPVGSYSSSLAVPGGLEMTTSKDVLEAVAHGGGPQRFILTLGYAGWSAGQLEEEIGRNGWLTVQADPEIIFNVPAEERFAAALRLLGINPAMLSGEAGHA
- a CDS encoding 16S rRNA pseudouridine(516) synthase, translating into MTASSARMPLYRILQSQGFGTRRYCKDLVLAGLVHVNGIEAEDPDAQVGTAGLVLDVDGERWAYHARAYLMLHKPAGFECSQKPRHHPSVYTLLPVPLRERGVQCVGRLDQDTTGLLLLTDDGQFVHTLTSPRHQVPKVYEITTADPVTDAQIAQLCQGVLLDDEDATVAAAWAERVDTCHLRMALTQGKYHQVKRMVAAAGNHVTALHRSAIGALTLDAGLAPGQWRWLEHDDLTALDTTPAHAVGAVAGA
- a CDS encoding cryptochrome/photolyase family protein, with the protein product MPRPSPAEPSSAAQARAYRIDAHFRRGLVWFRRDLRHIDHAALHYALRHCREVFCAFVFDRGILDPLLARGLRADRRVEFIRAAVEALRGALREAGGELIVLHDHAHHAIPSLAQQLGVEAVFANHDEEPAALARDAAVRDALARQPCAWFDFKDQVIFERAEVLNGQGKPYGVFTPYKNAWLAAVSPFDLRAYPIEPHLHALARPPQRLAPATPSLEAIGFARSNLSAIALPTGMSGAEALLDDFATRMDDYHARRDYPAVRGPSYLSTHLRFGTVSIRTLAARAHSAMLHGSRGAATWLSELIWRDFYFMILHHRPDLAEGASFRPEFDRIRWVSGETGDVRFAAWRDARTGYPLVDAAMLQIGQSGYMHNRLRMVAASFLIKDLGVDWRRGEHYFADALNDFDFAANNGGWQWAASSGCDAQPWFRIFNPVTQSEKFDPQGHFIRKYLPQLAKLPDRYLHAPWTAPADVLKAAGVALGATYPRPIVDHAAARAATLARYAPAKVERTPGARAAALHRED